attttgaataatttaagaTGTCGAAAAATAGTTCAAAACTTTTAGTATCGTCACACATGCAAATATCGTTTTAGATCCTATTTTCAGTACActaaattattcaaatttttttaaaaatttaccgTTGTAATTATAATAAATACTATCGTGTAAAAAAATCGAAGTTTACGTATGTAAAAATGTACAATTGTACAATTTACTATAATAGTGCACAAAATCTTGCACAATTGTAGCAGTGcccatttttatatatatatatatatattaattaatttctaTTGAATTTAGAAATAATTGCATTCCTGACTGTCAAGTATATTTATTTCCAACTCTCTCCTACTATACtatcataaaaataaatgaataattgcATATGcattatgcaaattaattaaGGAATGTTGACTACATGTCCTAATATGAATGATGCTAAACTAGATGGCTATCCTAATATCTTTATATCTAGACATTTACTTCTCAATCTATCACTCTACTACTTACACAGTACACTTATTAACAGATTGTACTGCATTAtttcttcatttatttattatatatgtatgtatataaaaataaaataaaaagtcacCAGTTTTTTCGAGCATCTATGTGGGCAATAAGAATAATAATACTGATATCACCATTCTCTTTACATCTAATTTTAGAGCATGCTGGCTGATCTCTgccttaacattaattaatttataaatgagTATACATGTCATCTCACTCTCATAAATCATAATAACACAAGGCCAAAGTTTTAGGTAGCACAGGACCAGTACTTGATCACTAGTCACTACCTTTTGTTACATCATGaataatgtgtatatatatatatatatatttgttttattatttcaATTTCAATATATCTACATATTGTTGAATTTATGTGGTCTTGAACTCATCTTCTCCTAGTGACAATTGATttggattaataaaaaaaaaatctctgtGTGGTTTTTGAGACACCTTCAGTAAGAAATTTATCTAATTGCATGATAATCTTAATAGGCTAGAATTGtcataaaattaaaaatgatCGTTAGAGTATATTTCCATGATTTTGATAGTCTTGATCTAATAGTTTTGAATctacaaaaagaaaataaaatagtattagTGAGGGTAAAAGACTTTCAAACTCTTATTAGTTCTTTAGATAAAATATGAGAATGAATAGTGAGATTGGATACCAGAATCCTATATTTATATAGATGAGACATTTTATCAAGGTCTTTGCTACAATTGATGTCAGAATATTTGACAATTAATATAAAATGAAATATTAGATAACTCAATAAAATTAAATAACGGAATTAATGCTGACCATATTGAGAATATTTAACCATTAAtcacaatattaattttaattaaaattataatttttggtaACTctaattaattgaaataatattctaACACCTTCGATATGAATAGACAAGTTCGAAAAATTGACAGTGAGAGGAGAATTGTTGTTGTAATTAAATGCAGTTAGGTTATTTTCTTTTCATTAAGAGGTCCCTctgtattgttttatttatttattagttttgGACCcaaagtttttatgtaatttttagatttaTCAAACGAATATGATGCGGCATGGTATTACGTACAGGTGGAGAATTTGGGGAGAGGGTTTATAACTTTATAACAGAGACATATGAATATTTTGTGTGTGCGAAAAGATTTTATTTATGCATTAATACactcaaaaatattttaattcaaattttgacGTTGAAAAATATTTCGtccactttttttttacaataaaagTACTTTCCGTTCATTTCTTTTGAAAATCGTTAAAAATCTTTTATTATTTGCAGTAAAAAGACTTtatctatgtattatttttctcaaAAAGATCTTAATCTAATATATTGTACTAAAAAATACTTTTTgtctacttttattttttttaatttaaattaggaTTTAATTCTTTTTAAAGTATAATTAAGACTTaaaaaaataacacatttatttttaaaaaattatatattattttttaagaaaattataaagacgagataaaaaaaataattgaaattaaCACAAAAAAGAAATTGATGAATTTCatgaaaattgaaaaaaattattaagaacaaattaaaaaataatttcattttaaataaatggaatgcctatatatattcttgatatattCTTAGATGTAAATATCATCATCCAAAATTTTTTTAGCACTTTTGTTATAACATATATATTTAAAAGAATCTTTTTTTTAAACATAATTAAGATTAAatcttaatttaatttttttttaaaaagttaaaaatagaCGGAAGGTCTTTTTTAGTACAATATATTAGATTAAGGTTTTTTTGAGTAAAATAAAGCATAAATAAAGTCTTTTTGCTGCCAATAATAGAATATTTTTAACAATTGTTAAACGGAATTGATGGAATGtatttttattgtaaaaaaaagtGAATGagataaataagatattttttagaataagatattttttagtaCAATAACACATAAATAAGATCTTTTTACTGCAAATTTCTCTTTTGTTAATTAGtttcagtttttttttaatgttggAATTAGTTTCACTGGATAGTATTTGTTGGTGGTACAGATTTTCTCAAACCCAATTACACAAATATATGAATTTCTATTACTTGACCTATTGTGGTTAATTGACGTGTCAAATGGTAATTCAACCAAAAAACATGCACTATATATTAGCCTGCGTGAATAcaattttataaaagaaaaaagaaaaagaaatactaATATTAGGCATACTCTATAAATACATCATTTTCATAAATTTGATTAAACTgttttttaatatgattatattattttgtatatgcgcctcatattaaaaaaataaaataattatattcaaaaaaatattttataaaaatcaaGTGTaagttaattttaataatttttatatatattattagaaaaaaaaattaaactgatAGTTATATCAATTATTTGGCGTGAAAAAGATAGTTTTTGTATACATTTAACTAAAAAACTCATTTAAATTCATACATGATCGATATATtctaataaaactaattaatgggaaattcataaaaatacttaagatttaaaataaaaactaaaaatacagaatttgaaaaaaaattaccaaggAGCACAATCATAAATacgaaacttttttttttataattgtaacaataaaaaaaatttataacaaaaatttataaatttgtaactatGTGTTACAattttataaacaatatttatagagtaaataaaatattataataaatgatTGTAGAACTGCTACAAGGTccgtattttagtaatttttataaaattccgtttttttcaattttttaaatttacaGTGATATGTGTAAGTATTccctaattaattaattaacatgcTAATGGTTATATAATATATGTGCAGTGTTACTGTATCATTAACTTTTATGATATTTTACGTAAACGAGACCATTTCCTTTTctgtttattttaataaaaaagacggggggggggggggggggggggacttcGGTTCGTGAGCTATAATGATAAGTGacatcgtatatatatatatatagatatatttatatatatatatatatcaaatggTATGACTGAGTAATGTAATAATCAAGATTTAAACAGCACAATTTACAATTATATATCAAATGGTCATAACTTATGTATGCAACAAATAAATGATTGGTGGCTCTGTCTATAATTATTTGATAGAATCTGTTTAATcaaaagaataagaaaaaaaatgttgGACTCTGACAAAGTAATATTCCTTTTTCTTTAAAGAAATAAAAACCAATCAACCAACCTTCTGACCTTCATTTTAATAAAAAGCCTCAAAGATTCTATAAGCCATGCCACTTTAAGTGAGAAAACAATATACAGATTGTTTGAAAGTTTTGTGATTATGAAACTAAACCTATGATCTTCATCTGGGTCAACTTTTTTCCTTTTAAAGATCTCTGAATTTTGATATTAAGACAAGACAATAGTGTGGAATGACAATTAAGATGGAGAGAAAGGTTGATCAAGAAAATCTACTGAGTCTACACCAACAAGAAATGGCATATAACAAACAAAATCATACATACATACAAAGATCAATCCTTTTTCTCTCTGTAATTATATCATTACACTATTGCTTTCTCTAAGAAAATCTTAGAAGGATCTGCAAACCGGAAAGAGAAGGAACGAGAGATCAAGCTATCACCGTCGTCGTCGTCATCATGGTGTATGTCATCCCATGCAAAGCTTATATCAAAATTCTGAGAGTAACTGTGAGGATCATAGGGGACGAGACGACGTTGTTGAGGGGCTGCACAGGACTCCAAAGACTCAGAAagcttcttcttttctttcttgaaCTTCATCCAAAGAACTTTCCATATCTGCTTATATGGATTAAGTGCTTGTGTAGTTGAGGAAGACTTAGCTGTCTCTTTGTGGCAGCTTCCTAATCTGATGGTTCTTTTTTTGCTGCCTGAACTGCACCAATTTCTTATATCCATTAAGAGCTTATTAAGATGCCCAATAGGCTCTTTTGGCCTTTGGAAGATAAAGCCTTGAATGATATAATGCTTGGCCTTTGGAAGCCAGAGAGCTTTGGATATATTGCCCTTTTGGCTTGTGCTTTCACACCTGAGAGGCCAGCTAAGTAGGGAAGGTGAGAATATTAAATAAATGCATACAAGTGAAGGACAATGTTTAAGTAAAGCACATGGTGTTGGACTTGTGTGAGAATGGCCTGCAAATTTTGAACTAGAatctttttttttatctattattaattaatataattattattattctatTATGAGTAGGAATATGAAGTCAATTCAGTTCAGCCGCAGCTAGCTATGAATTGAATAGTTCCAGGACTAAAATTGATAATCCATCTACATTCCGCCAAGAACCTAATTGGGTTTTTCACACTATTCACAAAATCTTAATCCGGATAAAGTGGATCCCATTTTGCATCACGTGATGCACGTGACTGTCTTGAAGATGTTTCAAGCCAACACCATGTGAGGACTGAGAAGTGAGAAGTGGGAGCTTTGAGTTTGAGTCAAGGCTTCTTTGTTTAGTCAAAATACTCAGTGGcattttcccttttcttttttttattggtTACTGTGTGTCTTCTAGTGCACCTATTGACAGAATTTGAGGAAAAGAAAGTGATAAAATGGAAATGAGGTATGACTAACTAACTGCAAATTAAAGAAAAGACAGAAACTGATCTCTTGAAACCAAGTGCTTTTGAGCTGTTTCTATATTACCACTCTGACAGTTTCTAAcaacaaatataatattttcaTGTCAAAAGGTCACATTACATTCCTCTTGGCAGTGGCCTATTGTatacagaagaaaaaaaaaatgttattttcctGTATTCATCTTTCAAACTTGGCCACATCTAAAAAGGGTACATATTTTTGTCATGGAATGCTGACTGATCTCAAAGAGATCATATAAAAACGATTGAAACGTCTCTCTCTAAAGAACTATACAAACTTCTTTTAGGGGGTTTTGAGCTGCAGCTTCTATCATCAAAGGTAACCAGAAACGATGACCCCTTTACAATTAAAGATTCTTTACTATATATAAGTACTCCTCCAGTTAGGTGATCCATATACATGAAGAAAACCATCTTTTTATTGTGCCTCTCCATAATAATCTCTCACCCAGAGCGCCTGGCAGGGGCAGGCAGTAGATTTCGCTGAACCCGATCACctaaattttaaaaaaagaaacataaaaaaatactgtatatatttatataaaaagatatatatatatatataaactcattATCTAGTCCAATATCGAAGGCATGGTAAgaagagaaaaataagaatagatACCACGTGAGATAAGGATTAATATTCTACCTGCCCTAAAAGTCCAAGTGCAATGTCTTCTTCCAATACCAAATTTCAAGAGGCTGTTCTTCCATAGCAAATAGCAGCAATATACAAGTTCTTTGACCATTTCTCCTGTGAGGttgttatttaaaatatatatattagtacataattattgagagaaaaaaaaaagcaccAAACATTTGAtaaacattttattatttttttattaataaaagtaTCCAGCTATGACGTACTGCAGCAATTCCAAGAGTGTTTCACATGGAAACCTAGTAGATAATTTAAAGCCATTTTATTTAAGAACTAAACTAAATTAATTGTTGTTTCTTTTCAGAATATGACACAATGTTCTCAAACCCAAAATGAGTCATGACACCACGATGCCTAATTTCTAATGCCTCATAAAGAGGTTTCAAGGAGATTGATGACCTAAAAATGAGTTCTCACTTTTAGTAGCAATCTCATGCTGTCATGCACAAGCTTAGTTAATGACTTGAAGCCAGAGAAAAGGGCAACACAAATAAAGATTTAGAAGCAAACTCAGAGATAAACAACATTCATGATTAGAATCCTTCAGTCCCTACCAAGATTTTAATTATGTAATTACTTGTACCTTGACATGGGTAGCTGGAAAAGCAGATGTCCGAAGCGTTTCTTGTGCCACATCGGGCAATTTTCTCTTGGGCACACTAAGTATGAATGCAGCTTGATCTGATGTTGCAGCAGTTGAAGTAATCCGGTATCCATCTTCCCACCTTCTATGGATCCCTTCACTTGGATATAGAAAATCAAGTTCCACAACCTAAAATTACAGCACATAAGACTTCTGCAGTATTTCCAATAAAATAGTATTAAAATTGAAGTCCATATTGGAATACCTGATTCGAAAAACCTGCATTGCGGGACATGACAATACCCCATTTGCTACCTGCAGTGGTCATGCAGGTAACAAAGAAGCCCTCTTTCCACTTCCTATTGATCCATTTGAAAGGAAAAACATCGCTGACTTTGTAAGACTGCTGAGTGTAAGGCACACCTAACGAcagtaaaagaaaaagaataaaaataaacaaattattatatgcatTGGTTTGGTCTTTATTGCTGTAAAGTGACAAAAAAGTCACTATAATCTACTCGTAAGATTATTCAGCGCAATTCACAATATCAAGATTTTTAGCAAAATCTAGCATATTTACTAACATCCAGCAAAACCAGTGAACAAAATATAATATAGAGAGACACTTTATTGGGGTATATTAGATAAACCATTTGCTATCAAAGGATAGCTGTATATAAACCCATCCcctgcctatatatatatatatatatatatatatcaaaatatttGCAATCCTTGAGAATCTTATAATGTCATATTTCACGCTTTCCTAATTAGTACAAGTAACAACATACACATAAGTCAGATTACTCGAACTCAATGAGACTCCAACAAATAACAGCTAAAACTACTTTATTATCATTCATTCACCTAACCCAAGTTTCTTTTAAAGGCCCAAATTACCCAAACCATAGCCAACGTGGCCTTTCACGAAAACAAAGTGCAGAGTACAAAGGTCTGTCTCACGTGAAAATAAAGATGTCTTACATGCGAAAGCAATTATTAAAGGAACAAATTATAAGAATTCAAAAATAAAACCCCATTTACCTTGAGACATTACCACCAAGGCACTGCCATTGCATGCACCAGCAACTGCAGTGATATAGTAATTCTTCTCCCACTGTTCCACTATCCACTCCTGATGAAGTAAAAATGAAAGATTAAAACTTGTGAAGCCACAACTGCATCATTGAAAATGAAACTTCAAAACCAAAAGAAGAAGCTATGGAAAGAAAAATTCAGGAATACCAACCTTATGCAGGAAAATTTGTGATAGTTCAAAAACCTGGGATGAGAAACCTGTTCCTGCATCCAAAACAACAGCCCACGTATTCGAGGAAGAAGATACGCAGCTAATGTACAAACCATCCTCCTTCCCTTTATCAACATGCTGTTGAAGTCTTGCATCCAAAACATTGTAGTGATACCTGCAGCATAGACTTCCTTTAGTTGCTGATAAATAAAGGAAAGGGCAGAAAACTATAGTTGCTGGAGATAACAAACAACATGTAAACAATAACATTGAGTAATATTTGGCCTCCAGTAATTAAGTGTATCAGATTCAGCCCTTTACCTTATTAATGCTATATTTGGTAGGAAGGAAAGCATTCTTCCATTGTTTGTCTCGTATGAGAGAAATAACAGAATCTCTCCAAATTAGAGGGTGTAAAAAACTGGCTAAAATTGATGATTTGAGATACATTGTCTAATATACTCCCTCCTAAAGCTCATCCAGCCAAATAACAACCATAACCCAAATTCATTTACTTACTTTACCCTGTTTATTTCCTCTCACTTCTCCCTCCTACCAAACACCCTCCAATTGCCAACAAAAAGTGTCCAAGGAGAAAATCCCATATAAAAAGACAGACAAATCCCATAAACtatatgggagtatttaaaaaaaaacggGGGACCTCCGATGACActtctttctcctttttttaTATAAGAATGATGAAAATTATTCAAATCACCAAAAGAACTACTTGTAAAAGCATTTAGCAGAACCATAAAGACCAGACAGAGTGTATTTCTAGCATGCCAATatcttaaaaacataaaatatgaaAGGAGGCAAAGAACAAGATAATGAAAAATAGAAAAAGAGACGGAGAGCTGCATCAACTACCTCTGCTTCATTGCTGATCTGTAATTATATACTGAGATCCACTGAGAGACTGGACTACCTGATCGAACTTTCTTCCTAGGCTGCCCACCATCTTCTAACTCCACAAGTGATCTTCCTCTTTTTTGACCAAACTACATTTAAATATTCAACATttagttgaaaaaaaaatcatattactAAAAGCTAATCATAAGCTATGACATAAGGCAACCACCTTAGCTACCCCATCAGTTCTGATTGGTCGCAGAGACGCATTAAGAGCTATGCTGCCATCAAAAAGAGAAATAAGCTTTGAATAATTGGGTTCTTCATCGAATCTCATGTTGGTCACCATCTCAAGGAATTTTTGAAAAGGAGGAGGACACAAGCAGCATAATGTCTCAGAGGAAGTTGCCATCTTTCTCTTACAGACAAGGAACCCTTTATTGTCACCCTGCATCTCAAGAATTTACCAAAgcattaaaaacaaaaaacaaaaaaggtcGGCAAAATAAGATGTTTCAACTGGAAATGTAaaatggaaactgaaattaactCACAACGTAGCCCTGCCAGGGAAGTTTTCCTTTAAGAAGAAATACCAAGGTATAAGCTAGCGACTCAAGATCATCCCGACGGCTCCCTGTTCTACCTAAATGAGCATGTACACTCGCATAACGTACAGTTCCCCTATCAAAAGTCAGAAATTAAATCAGGCTTCCAAAAAAAATCATGTTAAGTGAAACAGACAAGTGGTTTAGCTTTCTTTCTTTCTGAGAACCATCTTACAGCCTAACCATTGACCATGCATAGCCTTACAAAAAGGAAGTAGTACCTGAAAACATCCGGCTTTTGGTCATATTCAACATGACGACCAGATGATGAATCTCTCCATTTTGATGCTGAAGAAGAAAAGTAAGATTAGTTTGGTACAATAATTATGATAGGTACAAAAGCAGATTGTCATGGTTTTTCTGTTGTCCTATTGATCCTATACATGTTCACCAGCAAACACTTACCCAAACCAAGATCAATAAGATACAACTTCTTCTCATTAGGTGTTCCGGGCAGACCAAGCAAAAAGTTTTCAGGTTTAACATCTCCATGCACAAAACTGGAGTCCAATTAGGAAACACAAAAATAATTAGAGTATGATAAAGTAAAAGAAAAGATAAGAAGTAAGAATGATTAACAATGTACCCTTTGATATGAAGCTGTTCTAGAATTGATATAGCCTCCACTGCTATACAAGCAACTGTATCTTCAGACAACCTTTAAAAAGAGTAGATATTTAGAAATAATCAATGTAAATACCAAAAGGTAATTATTCAAATATCTTTTTAGTTGggaaatatatgtgtatattaagAATAGATAATAAAATCTGAAACATTGCAAAGAGTAACTTGGGAGGAGGAAGAAAGAACACACAATTTCTTACATTTGATTATTAGTGTTCCAAAGATCCCATAAACTTGGGCCAAGCATGTCCATGACCTATTTTCAGAATCAGGAAATCGTTAGTCATGAATATTTACTGGCAAAAGCAATTTCAAAACAACTAAAAGAATCACTACAGATAGAATGGAAACTGACTAAGATATAGTAGTCTCCTTGCTGGCCTCTATAATGGACAGAGGGAATTCCATAACAACCATTGAGAGAactgttatgttttttttaacaaaaacacCAGTTAGGTAATAAAACTTGGTGATTAATAACTAATAACAATAAAAGTGCAAAAAAAAAGTTACCTGTACACTTGCCACTCATATGGAGGACCGTGACTGCAGCCTTTACTATTTTTATGCTCTAACTTCAAAGCAACCTACAAAAGGTTAATGGGATTGCCATTAGCAACATAACAAACTTCCTTAATAACTGTACAAGAGTGAAACATGCGGGAGGGGGCAAAACCTCAAAGGCATCAGGTCCAGTTCCAGCGATACCACCAGCCACTCTTCTTCCCACGAATACTTGTCCAAAACCCCCCTTCCCCAGCTTTCTATCTAACTTGTACAGTGGAGAATTGCCAATCTGCACCTGAAGATATATTTAAAAAACATTATTAGTATTACACAACAAGCTCAGTCCAGAAACTACATGGAGAAGTAGCCTTTTTTTGGAAACCACAAAATTCCTACATATCTAAAACACATAAATGTGAAACAGAAATCATGTAGTGTAAAAAGAAACAATTGCACATTGTCAATCAAATAGCTGCAAAGGTTTAAAGGTTCACTTAGCAACAATACATAGTTACTACAAAATACTCTAAGCAAATGAAAACAGAAAACTTCTGCAACATGAAAGAGGTGTATGCAACAACTACAATGGTGCCATTTCAAACCAGCAAGGGAAAAAAATTCCAAGAAGTGATAAACGCAGCCAGTTGTTGACGGTTGTTCAGTTAAACCATAAGGTTTCTTTTACTCAATTGATTTTTTGAACGCAGTATTGCCAAGTTCTAAAAATAGGTTGAGAACAGAAAAACAAAAGAGTACCCTCTCAGGAAGCGGACTTGTGCTTCCTTCATCGTCAGCA
This genomic interval from Humulus lupulus chromosome 8, drHumLupu1.1, whole genome shotgun sequence contains the following:
- the LOC133797019 gene encoding casein kinase 1-like protein HD16 isoform X2 translates to MADPRSGVRRSKRVNNVQDNPAVLVPPACPVPASRGRGRGSRAMNQGKNVKLTGAGIGAHGNTGLDLPVGNLISVRELGVQKSAEKLAVADDEGSTSPLPERVQIGNSPLYKLDRKLGKGGFGQVFVGRRVAGGIAGTGPDAFEVALKLEHKNSKGCSHGPPYEWQVYSSLNGCYGIPSVHYRGQQGDYYILVMDMLGPSLWDLWNTNNQMLSEDTVACIAVEAISILEQLHIKGFVHGDVKPENFLLGLPGTPNEKKLYLIDLGLASKWRDSSSGRHVEYDQKPDVFRGTVRYASVHAHLGRTGSRRDDLESLAYTLVFLLKGKLPWQGYVGDNKGFLVCKRKMATSSETLCCLCPPPFQKFLEMVTNMRFDEEPNYSKLISLFDGSIALNASLRPIRTDGVAKFGQKRGRSLVELEDGGQPRKKVRSGSPVSQWISVYNYRSAMKQRYHYNVLDARLQQHVDKGKEDGLYISCVSSSSNTWAVVLDAGTGFSSQVFELSQIFLHKEWIVEQWEKNYYITAVAGACNGSALVVMSQGVPYTQQSYKVSDVFPFKWINRKWKEGFFVTCMTTAGSKWGIVMSRNAGFSNQVVELDFLYPSEGIHRRWEDGYRITSTAATSDQAAFILSVPKRKLPDVAQETLRTSAFPATHVKEKWSKNLYIAAICYGRTAS
- the LOC133795332 gene encoding uncharacterized protein LOC133795332; this encodes MDIRNWCSSGSKKRTIRLGSCHKETAKSSSTTQALNPYKQIWKVLWMKFKKEKKKLSESLESCAAPQQRRLVPYDPHSYSQNFDISFAWDDIHHDDDDDGDSLISRSFSFRFADPSKIFLEKAIV
- the LOC133797019 gene encoding casein kinase 1-like protein HD16 isoform X1, producing the protein MADPRSGVRRSKRVNNVQDNPAVLVPPACPGTRIVPASRGRGRGSRAMNQGKNVKLTGAGIGAHGNTGLDLPVGNLISVRELGVQKSAEKLAVADDEGSTSPLPERVQIGNSPLYKLDRKLGKGGFGQVFVGRRVAGGIAGTGPDAFEVALKLEHKNSKGCSHGPPYEWQVYSSLNGCYGIPSVHYRGQQGDYYILVMDMLGPSLWDLWNTNNQMLSEDTVACIAVEAISILEQLHIKGFVHGDVKPENFLLGLPGTPNEKKLYLIDLGLASKWRDSSSGRHVEYDQKPDVFRGTVRYASVHAHLGRTGSRRDDLESLAYTLVFLLKGKLPWQGYVGDNKGFLVCKRKMATSSETLCCLCPPPFQKFLEMVTNMRFDEEPNYSKLISLFDGSIALNASLRPIRTDGVAKFGQKRGRSLVELEDGGQPRKKVRSGSPVSQWISVYNYRSAMKQRYHYNVLDARLQQHVDKGKEDGLYISCVSSSSNTWAVVLDAGTGFSSQVFELSQIFLHKEWIVEQWEKNYYITAVAGACNGSALVVMSQGVPYTQQSYKVSDVFPFKWINRKWKEGFFVTCMTTAGSKWGIVMSRNAGFSNQVVELDFLYPSEGIHRRWEDGYRITSTAATSDQAAFILSVPKRKLPDVAQETLRTSAFPATHVKEKWSKNLYIAAICYGRTAS